One Meleagris gallopavo isolate NT-WF06-2002-E0010 breed Aviagen turkey brand Nicholas breeding stock chromosome 11, Turkey_5.1, whole genome shotgun sequence genomic region harbors:
- the KCNMB2 gene encoding calcium-activated potassium channel subunit beta-2 isoform X1, which produces MSLCFKYPRDKWRSFHRPTAASKANTGQPSKMFIWTSGRSSTSYRHDEKRNIYQKIRDHDLLDKRKTVTALKAGEDRAILLGLAMMVCSIMMYFLLGITLLRSYMQSVWTEEAQCSLLNASITETFNCSFSCGPDCWKISQYPCLQVYVNLTSSGQRLLLYHTEETMKINSECSYIPKCGKNYEESMSMVNVVMENFRKYQRFSCFYDPEGTQKNVILTKLYSSNVLFHSLFWPTCMMIGGVAIVAMVKLTQYLSLLCERIQRINR; this is translated from the exons GTCCTTCCATCGCCCCACTGCAGCAAGCAAAGCCAACACTGGGCAACCCtctaaaatgtttatttggaCCAGTGGCCGGAGCTCTACATCTTACAGACACGATGAGAAAAG AAATATTTACCAAAAAATCAGGGATCACGATCTACtggacaaaaggaaaacagtcaCAGCCCTAAAAGCTGGAGAAGACCGGGCCATACTCCTCGGGCTGGCCATGATGGTGTGCTCTATCATGATGTACTTCCTTCTGGGAATCACCCTGCTGCGGTCCTACATGCAAAG cGTCTGGACAGAAGAAGCTCAGTGTTCGCTTCTCAACGCATCCATCACCGAAACCTTCAACTGCTCGTTTAGCTGCGGCCCAGACTGCTGGAAAATCTCTCAGTACCCCTGCCTGCAGGTGTACGTCAATCTCACTTCTTCTGGCCAGAGGCTTCTGCTCTACCACACCgaagaaacaatgaaaattaattctgaG TGTTCGTACATACCCAAGTGCGGCAAGAACTACGAGGAATCCATGTCAATGGTGAACGTTGTGATGGAAAACTTCCGAAAGTATCAACGCTTCTCCTGCTTCTATGATCCTGAGGGCACTCAGAAGAACGTGATATTGACCAAACTGTACAGCTCCAACGTGCTGTTCCACTCACTCTTCTGGCCCACATGCATGATGATCGGCGGCGTTGCCATCGTTGCGATGGTAAAGCTGACTCAATacctttctctcctctgtgaGAGAATCCAAAGGATCAACAGATAA
- the KCNMB2 gene encoding calcium-activated potassium channel subunit beta-2 isoform X3 → MFIWTSGRSSTSYRHDEKRNIYQKIRDHDLLDKRKTVTALKAGEDRAILLGLAMMVCSIMMYFLLGITLLRSYMQSVWTEEAQCSLLNASITETFNCSFSCGPDCWKISQYPCLQVYVNLTSSGQRLLLYHTEETMKINSECSYIPKCGKNYEESMSMVNVVMENFRKYQRFSCFYDPEGTQKNVILTKLYSSNVLFHSLFWPTCMMIGGVAIVAMVKLTQYLSLLCERIQRINR, encoded by the exons atgtttatttggaCCAGTGGCCGGAGCTCTACATCTTACAGACACGATGAGAAAAG AAATATTTACCAAAAAATCAGGGATCACGATCTACtggacaaaaggaaaacagtcaCAGCCCTAAAAGCTGGAGAAGACCGGGCCATACTCCTCGGGCTGGCCATGATGGTGTGCTCTATCATGATGTACTTCCTTCTGGGAATCACCCTGCTGCGGTCCTACATGCAAAG cGTCTGGACAGAAGAAGCTCAGTGTTCGCTTCTCAACGCATCCATCACCGAAACCTTCAACTGCTCGTTTAGCTGCGGCCCAGACTGCTGGAAAATCTCTCAGTACCCCTGCCTGCAGGTGTACGTCAATCTCACTTCTTCTGGCCAGAGGCTTCTGCTCTACCACACCgaagaaacaatgaaaattaattctgaG TGTTCGTACATACCCAAGTGCGGCAAGAACTACGAGGAATCCATGTCAATGGTGAACGTTGTGATGGAAAACTTCCGAAAGTATCAACGCTTCTCCTGCTTCTATGATCCTGAGGGCACTCAGAAGAACGTGATATTGACCAAACTGTACAGCTCCAACGTGCTGTTCCACTCACTCTTCTGGCCCACATGCATGATGATCGGCGGCGTTGCCATCGTTGCGATGGTAAAGCTGACTCAATacctttctctcctctgtgaGAGAATCCAAAGGATCAACAGATAA
- the KCNMB2 gene encoding calcium-activated potassium channel subunit beta-2 isoform X2 has translation MSLCFKYPRDKWRSFHRPTAASKANTGQPSKMFIWTSGRSSTSYRHDEKRDHDLLDKRKTVTALKAGEDRAILLGLAMMVCSIMMYFLLGITLLRSYMQSVWTEEAQCSLLNASITETFNCSFSCGPDCWKISQYPCLQVYVNLTSSGQRLLLYHTEETMKINSECSYIPKCGKNYEESMSMVNVVMENFRKYQRFSCFYDPEGTQKNVILTKLYSSNVLFHSLFWPTCMMIGGVAIVAMVKLTQYLSLLCERIQRINR, from the exons GTCCTTCCATCGCCCCACTGCAGCAAGCAAAGCCAACACTGGGCAACCCtctaaaatgtttatttggaCCAGTGGCCGGAGCTCTACATCTTACAGACACGATGAGAAAAG GGATCACGATCTACtggacaaaaggaaaacagtcaCAGCCCTAAAAGCTGGAGAAGACCGGGCCATACTCCTCGGGCTGGCCATGATGGTGTGCTCTATCATGATGTACTTCCTTCTGGGAATCACCCTGCTGCGGTCCTACATGCAAAG cGTCTGGACAGAAGAAGCTCAGTGTTCGCTTCTCAACGCATCCATCACCGAAACCTTCAACTGCTCGTTTAGCTGCGGCCCAGACTGCTGGAAAATCTCTCAGTACCCCTGCCTGCAGGTGTACGTCAATCTCACTTCTTCTGGCCAGAGGCTTCTGCTCTACCACACCgaagaaacaatgaaaattaattctgaG TGTTCGTACATACCCAAGTGCGGCAAGAACTACGAGGAATCCATGTCAATGGTGAACGTTGTGATGGAAAACTTCCGAAAGTATCAACGCTTCTCCTGCTTCTATGATCCTGAGGGCACTCAGAAGAACGTGATATTGACCAAACTGTACAGCTCCAACGTGCTGTTCCACTCACTCTTCTGGCCCACATGCATGATGATCGGCGGCGTTGCCATCGTTGCGATGGTAAAGCTGACTCAATacctttctctcctctgtgaGAGAATCCAAAGGATCAACAGATAA